From the genome of Streptomyces sp. NBC_01304:
TCACCTGGCGTGCGTTCCCACCCGGTGCGGGGTCGCGGCACAGGAACACGACGATGCCGTCGGGCTTCCCGCTGCGCCTTTCGCTTCCGGTCACCAGTCCCTTGGCCAGGGCGACGGCGATCTCCGGCCAGTCCTCCTCGTACTCCGGAATACCGAGGCGCACCCGCCCGCCGAAGCGGCCGCGCTCGCCGTGCGTCGCGATGAGGACCACGCTGTCGTCGGGGTGGAATCCGAGGAAGTACGGGAGTGCGTCGGCGAGTTCACCGGGGCCGCGCAGGCCGATCGTCTGCTCGCCGGGCCCGCCGGCGGCGTCGCTGTGATGAGTCATGCCGCAGACTGTCCCGCGGATTCCCATCCTCCGCTTTGGCCTGTGGATAACCCCGGCCGTGGACACGTCAGAGGTTTTCCACAGGCTGGTCGATCCCGGCGCCGATTGTCGGAGCGACCCGCTTGCATGGACGCATGAACAGCCACAACGACAGCGACCGTCATGACCACGGCACCGCTCACGGCCACGGGACCCGTCCCAGCCGCAGCCACAGCCACAGCCACATGAGCAACGACACGAGCGACCACGCCCACCACCAACCGGCCACGACACCTGCTCGGTCACCGGTTGTCCGACCCCTCCTGTTGTATGGGGGCATGGAGCACACGAGCAACGCGGAGCTGCGCACAGCGGCCGACACCGTCCTGGCCCGCCTCGTCGGGGACCCGAGCGGCCGAGCCCGGCTGCGCGAGGACCAGTGGCGGGCGATCGAGGCGCTGGTCGCCGACAAGCGCCGCGCCCTGGTCGTGCAGCGCACGGGGTGGGGCAAGTCCGCGGTGTACTTCGTCGCCACCGCCCTGCTCCGCGAGCGCGGCAGCGGCCCCACCGTGATCGTGTCGCCCCTGCTCGCCCTCATGCGCAACCAGGTGGAGGCGGCTGCCCGGGCCGGCATCAGCGCCCGCACGATCAACTCGTCCAACACCGAGGAGTGGGACCAGATCCAGGACGAGGTCGCCGCCGGCACGGTCGACGTCCTGCTCGTCAGCCCGGAGCGGCTCAACAACCCGGACTTCCGGGACAACGTGCTGCCGAAGCTCTCCGCGGCCACCGGCCTCCTGGTGGTCGACGAGGCACACTGCATCTCCGACTGGGGACACGACTTCCGCCCCGACTACCGCCGCCTGCGGACCATGCTCACCGACCTGCCCGCGGGCGTGCCGGTGCTGGCCACCACCGCGACGGCCAACGCGCGCGTGACGGCCGACGTGGCCGAGCAGCTCGGCACCGGCGGCGGCGAGGCCCTGGTGCTGCGCGGCCCGCTGGACCGCGAGAGCCTCAGCCTGAGCGTGCTGCAGCTGCCGGACGCCGCCCAGCGCCTCGCCTGGCTCGCCGATCATCTCGGCGACCTGCCGGGCTCGGGCATCATCTACACGCTCACCGTCGCGGCCGCCGAGGAGATCACCACCTTCCTGCGGCACCGGGGCCACACCGTCGCGTCGTACACCGGAAAGACCGAGAACGCCGAGCGGATGCAGGCCGAGGAGGACCTGCTCGCGAACAAGGTGAAGGCGCTGGTCGCCACCTCCGCGCTCGGCATGGGCTTCGACAAGCCGGACCTCGGCTTCGTGGTGCACCTCGGCTCGCCCTCGTCGCCGATCGCCTACTACCAGCAGGTCGGCCGCGCGGGCCGTGGCGTCGAGCATGCGGAGGTACTGCTGCTGCCGGGTCGTGAGGACGCGGCGATCTGGGAGTACTTCGCCTCACTCGCCTTCCCCTCCGAGGAGTTGGTGCGCCGCACGCTCGACGTGCTCGCGCACGCGCAGCGGCCGCTGTCGCTGCCCGCACTGGAGCCTCTCGTCGAGCTGCGCAGGTCACGGCTCGAGACGATGCTCAAGGTGTTGGACGTGGACGGCGCGGTCAAGCGTGTGAAGGGCGGCTGGATCGCCACGGGACAGCCCTGGACGTACGACACCGAGCGCTACGCCTGGGTGGCCAGGCAGCGCGAGACCGAGCAGCAGGCGATGCGTGAGTACGCCGCCACCACGGGCTGCCGCATGGAGTTCCTGCAGCGCCAGTTGGACGACGAGGGGGCGTCCCCCTGCGGCCGCTGCGACAACTGCAAGGGCGCCCGCTTCACCGTCGAGGTGTCCGCCGGATCGCTCGACGCGGCCCGCGACGACCTGGGCCGCGCCGGCGTCGAGGTGGAGCCCCGCAAGATGTGGCCGACCGGCCTCCCCACGATCGGCGTCGACCTCAAGGGCCGTATCCCGCAAGGCGAACAGGCTCTGCCGGGGCGGGCTCTCGGCAGGCTCTCCGACATCGGCTGGGGCAACCGCCTGCGCCCCATGCTCGCCCCGCAGACGCCGGACGGCCCGGTCCCCGACGACGTGGTGAAGGCGGTCGTGGAAGTCCTGGCCGACTGGGCGAAGGGCCCCGGCGGCTGGGCCTCCGGCGACCCGGAGGCCCTGGCCCGGCCGGCGGGTGTGGTGACCATGGCCTCGCGCACCAGGCCCCAGTTGATCGGGACTCTGGGGACGCGCATCGCGGAGATCGGCCGCATGCCGCTGCTCGGTTCGCTCGCGTACGCCGCCACGGAGGACGGGGAGATCCTGCCGCACCGCTCCAACAGCGCCCAGCGGCTGCGCGCCCTGCACGGAGCGCTCGTCGTGCCGCAGGACGTGGCCGAGGCGGTGCGGGCGGCGCAGGGCCCCGTCCTCCTCGTGGACGATCTCAGCGAGACCGGCTGGACCGTGGCGGTGGCGGCGCGACTGCTGCGCAAGGCGGGCGCCGAGGGGGTGTTGCCGCTGGTCCTCGCCGTGCAGGGGTGACCTCGCCGTACCAGGGCGGCTAGGCGATACGCGGCCGGTTCGGCCGCGTGGCTTGCGGGCTCCACCATCCTTCGAGGCGACCGCGCGTCGCCGGTGGTCGAGTTGGGCAGGGATATTGGTGGCGCACCCACCGATTACGGTCAGGCTCGTCAATTGCTCGTTGCCTGGGACCGGTACGGGGGCGAGAATTGGAGCCGATCCCCGCACGGCTCGTCCGCGGCTCGGCAGTGCTGCCGTGCCGTGGGGCGCTGTGGTGTTGCTCCCCCTGTCCGAACCCGCCCGCCCGCGCGGGCGCGTAGCCGAAGGGAGGACCGTGACCTTCGGATTCGCTCCGTCCGCAGCCACATCGATGCCGGGGGCTTCGTCGCCCGCGAAGTTGCCGGCCCAGAGGTCCGCGACCGTCCCCGCCGTGTCCGCCGATTCCGCCAACCAACTCGCCCGGATGCTGGAGCCCGCCGAATGGGCGGCCGCCGGGATCCCCTTGCTGCGCGATCCACGCGAGGTCGTCAACGGCCTGCACGCGCGGCACCTGCCCACTCCGGACACGGCCGTCGTCGCCGTCCTCGATCAGGAGGAGCGGCTCAGAGCGAGCGCGTCGTTCACCCGGCACGCCACCGGCGCGGACGGCTGGGTGTACCGCAACGCCCTGCTCGCCCAGCTGCGCCGTGTCATCCCGCACGACCTGCGGCGCCGCGCCCCGGTGCGTACGGCGGTGCTGCTCTACTGCCGTGAGGGGGACGCGCGTTGGACCGCGGAGGACGGGGCCTGGATGTGGGGACTGCGGGACGCCTGCACGCTGCACGGCCTGCGGTGCGGCGCGTACATCACGCTGACCCGCGGCGGCTGGCAGGTCCTCGGCGAGGGGCGCGGCGGGCGCCGTCCGCACATCGCCGCCACCAGCACCGAGCGGCTGCTCAACGGCACCGGTCCGCCGACTGCGACGCACGAGCGGAACGGCAGCGGAACCGCGATTCGGCTGCGCCGGGCCTCGGCGTGGTGACACGCCCCAAGTTCCGGAGTGGTGACATGCCCCCAGTTCCGGCGTGGTGACACGCCCCAGGCCTCGACGTGGTGGCGCGCCCCCAGCTCCGGCGTCGTTCCGCACCCCCGGCGCCGGCACGGTGAAGCGCGCCCGGCGCCGGCTCACTGAGCCGCGTACCGTCGCAGCGCCCTGAGCCGTGCGGGCCCGGGACCGCTCTCAGCGACGTACGACCTCGGCGCCTGCCCCCAACGACGCATCGCCCGCCGCCCCTTGACCGTGCCGGACGGGAACACGGACACCGCGAGCGGCACGGGGCGGCCACCGCGAGCGGCACACCGCGGCGACGCCCTCAGCAGCGTACCGACGAACGACCCACCGGCCGCAAGGCAGCACGAGACCGCACAACCGCGCACGGCCACGTGCCACCGCCCACGGCTCACCGCCTCGCCACCTGCAGGCCGCCGCACGTCACCGTGCCGCACCGCAGGCCTGACGTCGCGAGGGCAACACGAAGGCACGACAAGCCGCACACCGCGCACGCCGCCGTACAACACCCGGCGACGCCACGGCGCGGGCCCGCCCCACGTCAAGCGTGGAGCGTCAGGCGCTCGCGCCCAACGCGGAGTTGATCCACTGCGGGTCGCCGCACACGATCAGCAGGGCGCCCGCCTTGCCGAGCGCGAGGGGCAGGGCGGTGGCCGCCACGTCGTCGTTGCCGCCGTTGACGGCGACGACGACCACGGGACGGGTCGAGGCCCGGGCGGCATCGGCAGCGGCGGCGTAGAACACGTCGTCGCCCGCGGCGAGCTGCGCCCAGTAGGCGCCCTCACCGAAGGACAGCTCGTGCGCGGCCCACGGGTGTGGATCACCCGTGGTCAGCACCAGGACGTCGCCGGGCGCACGGCCGCTGTCGAGCAGCAGGTCGACCGCTTCCTCGGCAGCGTCCAGCGCGCCCTCGGCGGAGGCCGGGATCAGCTGGATCTGCGGGGTGGCGGCAGAAGTGGACGGGGTGGTGGCCGGCGTCGGCTTGGCAGCAGGCTCGCGCGGGGTGCGCTGGGCCGGCGGCATCGGCCGGGCGGGACCGGGACCAGGCCGTCCGGGGCGCGGGGCCGCGGGACGGGGACCGGGTACGGGGCGGGTCGGGGCGGTGCGGCCATTGGCGGCAGGCGCGACGGGACCCTGGACGCTCTCGTGAATCTGAGGCTCCTCGGGAATGAGAGGCATGAGTGGTTGTCTATCAAACGCCGGTGCGAGCCGCACCGGCGGGTCACACATAAGTGCGACCGGCATGGTGTCAGAAATCGAAGCCGAGTTGCCCCTCAATTTCCGGAACGGCGCCACCGAGCACGGGAACCCGGGTCTTCTTCAGGTGACGCCACTGGGGCAGGCCGTCCAGGTAGGACCAGGAAAGCCGGTGGTGCGGGGTGGGACCGCGCTCGGCCAGAGCCGCCTGGTGGACCGGCGAGGGGTAACCCGCGTTGGCCGAGAAGGCGAACTCGGCATGCTCGGCGTCCAGTTCGGCCATCATCGCATCGCGCTCGACCTTGGCGATCACCGAGGCGGCGGCGACGGCCACGCAGGACTGGTCGCCCTTGATGACCGTACGCACCCGCCAGGGGGCGCCGAGGTAGTCGTGCTTGCCGTCGAGGATCACCGCGTCCGGACGCGCCGGCAGGGCCTCGAGGGCGCGGACCGCGGCGAGCCGCAGCGCGGCCGTCATGCCGAGGCCGTCGATCTCCTCCGGGGAGGCATGACCGAGCGCATGAGCGGTGACCCAGCCGACAAGCAGCTCGGCCAGCTCGTTGCGGCGCTTGATCGTGAGCAGCTTGGAGTCGGTGAGGCCCTCGGGCGGGCGGCGCAGTCCGGTGATCGCGGCGCAGACCGTGACGGGGCCGGCCCAGGCGCCCCGCCCGACCTCGTCGACACCGGCGACGATCTTCGCTCCGGTGGTGGCGCGGATCGAGCGCTCGACGGTGTGAGTGGGTGCTTCGTACGGCATGGCGCCAGCAAGAGTACGCCGCCGGGAGCGGGCCGCGACACCCGGTACGCGGAACCTGCCCCGCCGGAGCCCGCCGGAGCGCCCGGGGAGACGAGGCCGACCGATCACCGGGGCGAGGTCAACCGGTCCCGGGGGCGAGGACAGCCGGTCCCGGGGACGAGGACAGCCGGTCCCGGGGACGAGGACAGCCGGTCCCGGGGACGAGGTCACCCGGTCCCCGGCCGCAGCAGCGGCACCATCAGTTCGTCGATCATCTCGACGATGTCGTCCGCCGGCCATTCGCTGCCGTACACCTTCGAGCGGTACATCATCATCGCCGGAATGACCTCGCACACGAAGTCGCTCTCGGCACCGGAACGCACCTCTCCGCGCTCCGTGCCACGGATGACGACCTCCCGGATCTGACGGATCGAGGGCTGTACGACACCGTCGAAGATCAGCCCATGGAAGCGCTCGGCCGTGACGGTGTCGCACTCGTGAAGAACCGAGCGGACCGCAAAGCCGGCACGCGTGAACCACGCCTCCCGCATCCGCAGACACAACTGGAGCAGGTCCTCCCGGATGCTGCCGTTGTCCGGCACGTCGTCGACCTGGGGCAGGCCGGCCCGCAGCGCGTCCGCGACAAGGTCCTCCTTCGAGGGCCAGCGGCGGTACACGGCGGCCTTGCCGGTCTGCGCGCCGGCAGCCACGCCCTCCATCGTGAGGCCGTTCCAGCCGACGGTGCCGAGCTGTTCCAGGGCGGCGTCGAGAATGGCGCGTTCCAGTACGGCACCGCGGCGGCGGGGGGACGCCGGCTGAGCGGGAGCAGGCGCCGACCAGCGCGAAGTAACCATCAGAGACTCTCCGTTGGGGCAGTTGAGCGGCGAACCGTCAGGGTTTCGACGGCTCTCGACAAGACGGGGCACACGCTCCCGGGCAACGCGCCGTAGCAGCTTCAGTGAACGCTTGCGTTCTCTGACGGGGACTCACTACCTTGGACGCGACAGTGAACGGGAGCGTTCACTAACGCACTTGTGGGGGATCCATAGTGACAACCTCTCAGTTAACTCAGGACCCGAAACCCGGGCCGAAGCCGGGCGCGGCCCGCCGGGAGGGACGACCCGGCATAGCCCTCGCCGTCATCGCGGCCTGCCAACTCATGGTGGTCCTCGACGCGACGATTGTGAACATCGCACTCCCGGACATCCAGAACAAGCTCAACTTCTCGACGACGGACCTGACTTGGGTCGTGAGCGCCTACACGCTCACCTTCGGCGGCCTGCTGCTCCTCGGTGGCCGCGCGGGCGACATCCTCGGTCGCCGCCGGGTCTTCCTGTCCGGAATCCTGCTCTTCACTCTCGCCTCCTTGCTGGGCGGATTCGCCCAGGAACCCTGGCAGTTGCTGGTGGCCCGCGCCTTGCAGGGCGCAGGAGGCGCGATCGCGTCGCCGACCTCACTGGCCCTCATCACCACGACTTTCCCCGAAGGCCCCGAGCGGAACCGGGCCTTCGGCGTGTTCGCCGCGGTCTCGGCAGGCGGCGGTGCGATCGGGCTACTGGCGGGCGGCATGCTCACCGAGTGGCTCGACTGGCGCTGGGTCCTCTTCGTCAACGTACCCATCGGCATTCTCATCGCGGTACTCACGCCGATGTACATCAGCGAGTCGGAGCGCCACCCGGGCCGGTTCGACCTGCTGGGCGCGCTGACCTCGACGGCCGGCATGGCCGCGCTCGTCTACGGCTTCATCCGCGCGGCGGGCGAAGGCTGGAAGGACGCCGTGACGGTGGGGTCGTTCGGCGCGGCGGTGGTGCTGCTCGCGGCGTTCGTGTTCATCGAGATGCGGGCCAAGGATCCCATCACGCCGCTCAAGATGTTCGCCGACCGCAATCGCTCCGGCACGTACGTGATCATGCTGAGCCTCGCCGCGGCGATGTTCGGGATGTTCTTCTACATCGTGCTGTTCGTGCAGAACGTGCTCGGTGACACCCCGATCGAGGCAGGCCTGAAGTTCCTGCCGGTGACCGTGGCGATCGTGTTCGGCGCGGGGCTCTCACAGGCCCTGCTGCCGAAGCTCGGCCCGAAGCCGTTCATGGTCACCGGCTCCTCGTTCGTCATCGTGGGCCTCGGCTGGCTGACGATGATCGATTCGAGCAGTTCGTACGTGGGTGGAGTGCTCGGCCCGATGCTGCTGTTCGGCTTCGGAATGGGCCTCAACTTCGTGACGTTGACACTCACCGCGGTCTCCGGGGTCGCCCAGCACGAGGCCGGCGCGGCCTCCGGGCTGCTCAACGCGACGCAGCAGGTGGGCGGTTCGCTCGGCCTCGCCATCCTGACGACCGTGTTCGGCACGGCCAGCAGGGACGAGGGCAAGGTCCAGTCGGCCGACTTCATGAAGAAGGCGACGCCGGAACAGCAGGCCGAGTTCCTCAAGACCCATGAGTTCCCCAAGGGTTCCTCGTGGGGCCGCGAGGTGCTCTCCGAGGGAATCTCGACCGGGTTCATCCCGGCGGTCGCCATGGCCGTGGTCGCGCTGATCACCGCGATCCTGGTGATCAGGGTCCGCAAGAGCGACCTGGAGGCGCTCAGCGGGAAGGCCGGGCCGGGAGCCTGAGCGACCCCCGCAGGTGTACGACGGTGCCGGGCGGCTCGGACGGGGAGCCGCCCGGTGGCCCGGCAGCCGCCGCGCACCCCTCACACACCCGCTGCCATGATCCACAGGCGGCACGCGAGACCCCGCCGCCTCACACCAGCCCGGCACGGAGGCACGCTGTGGCACGGTCCGTGCAGTCCCGAGGCCGCCCGCAGCGCCCGGCAGGCACGGCTACGGGCCGACGCCCATCACCTGGGCCCACCTGGGCCCGGACGCATTGGAAGGGTCAGGCCGCCGGGGCCGGAACCCACTCCGGCAGCCCTTCGGTGCGCTGCAGCCAGTCCGCCGGCGGTGCGCCGGTCGCCCGGGAGGCCACGACTCCGCCCACGATGGCGCAGGTGGTGTCCACGTCCCCGCCCACCTGAGCGGTGGTCCAGAAGGCCCGCTCGAAGTTTCCGAGCCCCCGGGCCGCCGACCACAGGGCGAACGGCACGGTGTCGTGCGCGGTGGTGCGGCGGCCGCAGCCGAGCACAGCCGCGACCGTCGAGGCGTCGCTGTAGTCGAGCATGTCCCTGGCCCGGCGCAGCCCCGCACCCACCGCGCTGCGCGGCACCAGCGCGATCACCCCGTCGAGCAGCGCCGTCGGCGTGGGCGGCCCCGCCGGATCGGCCGCGAGGGCGGCGGCCGCGGCCACCGCCATGGCGCCGACGACGCCTTCGCGGTGCTGGTGCGTCGGATACGCGGAGATCTCGGCCTGGTGGGTGGCCTGCTCGGGGTCGTCCGCGTACCAGGCACCGAGGGGCGCGATCCGCATGGCCGCGCCATTGCCCCAGGAGCCCTGCCCCTTGAACAGCGCGGCGGCGAGCTCGCGCCAGTCGCCGCCCTCCCTGACCAGGCGCAGCAGCCGGTTGACGGCCGGGCCGTAGCCGCGGTCGAAATCGTGGTGGATCGCGAAGGACTGCGCGAGCGCGTCCTGGTCGATGCGGCCGTGCGCGGCGAGGACGGCCAGGACGGAGCAGGCCATCTCGGTGTCGTCGGTCCACTGCCAGGAACCGTCGGGCACCTCGCGCCGCTTCAGCAGCGGATAGTTCTCGGGGACGAAAAATTGGGAGCCGAGGGCATCTCCCACCGCCAGCCCTTGCAGGGCAGCCCATGCGCGCTCGAAGCGCTCGGAAGAGGAGTCAGCGATCATCGCAGGGCCACTCTATCGGGTGGAACCGTCAACATCGCGTGAGCGGACTGCCGCGCCCACATGCGCGTCCCGGGTCCCGGCGCCCTGCTCGTCCCCCGGCTGCGACCTCGCACGCGTCACCACCGCTCACTGTCGTACGTCTCCGGCTCCCGCCAGCGCTCGAAGGGCCGGTCGAGCGTGTACCGGCCGTCGTCGCCGAGCAGCAGCACCCGCGTCTCGGCGTTGCCCGGGTTGGTGAGCGCCTCGAATTCCGCGACCGACCAGTGGAACCACCGCATGCAGAACAACCGCATCGTCAGCCCATGGGTGACAAGCAGGACGTTCTCCGGGTGGTCGGGCGCCTCGAAGCTGCGGTAGAGGCTCTCCAGGAACGCCCCCACCCGGTCGTACACATCCGCCCCCGACTCGCCCTGCGCGAAGCGGTAGAAGAAGTGCCCGTACGCATCCCGATAGGCCTTCTGCAGCCGTACGTCGTCCCGGTCCTGCCAGTTCCCCCAGTCCTGCTCGCGCAGCCGCGGCTCCTCCCTGATCCGGATCCGCGCGGGGTCGAGGTGGAAGGCGCGCAGCGTCTCCAGAGTCCGGCGGTACGGCGAGACGTACACGCTGACCTGCTCCTGGTCGAAAAGGTCCCGCAACCACCCCCCTGTCCGCTCGGCCTGCCGCCGTCCGGTCTCGGTGAGTCTGAGCGCGTGGTCGGGTTCGCGCTCGTACACCGTGTCGTCGGCATTCCCCTCGGACTCGCCGTGCCGGACAAGGACGATGCGCCGAGGACGTGCCATGGAGAAACCCTAGATCGCCCCACTGACAATCGCGCGATCACACGGTCCG
Proteins encoded in this window:
- a CDS encoding histidine phosphatase family protein gives rise to the protein MARPRRIVLVRHGESEGNADDTVYEREPDHALRLTETGRRQAERTGGWLRDLFDQEQVSVYVSPYRRTLETLRAFHLDPARIRIREEPRLREQDWGNWQDRDDVRLQKAYRDAYGHFFYRFAQGESGADVYDRVGAFLESLYRSFEAPDHPENVLLVTHGLTMRLFCMRWFHWSVAEFEALTNPGNAETRVLLLGDDGRYTLDRPFERWREPETYDSERW
- a CDS encoding ribonuclease HII; the encoded protein is MPYEAPTHTVERSIRATTGAKIVAGVDEVGRGAWAGPVTVCAAITGLRRPPEGLTDSKLLTIKRRNELAELLVGWVTAHALGHASPEEIDGLGMTAALRLAAVRALEALPARPDAVILDGKHDYLGAPWRVRTVIKGDQSCVAVAAASVIAKVERDAMMAELDAEHAEFAFSANAGYPSPVHQAALAERGPTPHHRLSWSYLDGLPQWRHLKKTRVPVLGGAVPEIEGQLGFDF
- a CDS encoding RecQ family ATP-dependent DNA helicase, with the translated sequence MEHTSNAELRTAADTVLARLVGDPSGRARLREDQWRAIEALVADKRRALVVQRTGWGKSAVYFVATALLRERGSGPTVIVSPLLALMRNQVEAAARAGISARTINSSNTEEWDQIQDEVAAGTVDVLLVSPERLNNPDFRDNVLPKLSAATGLLVVDEAHCISDWGHDFRPDYRRLRTMLTDLPAGVPVLATTATANARVTADVAEQLGTGGGEALVLRGPLDRESLSLSVLQLPDAAQRLAWLADHLGDLPGSGIIYTLTVAAAEEITTFLRHRGHTVASYTGKTENAERMQAEEDLLANKVKALVATSALGMGFDKPDLGFVVHLGSPSSPIAYYQQVGRAGRGVEHAEVLLLPGREDAAIWEYFASLAFPSEELVRRTLDVLAHAQRPLSLPALEPLVELRRSRLETMLKVLDVDGAVKRVKGGWIATGQPWTYDTERYAWVARQRETEQQAMREYAATTGCRMEFLQRQLDDEGASPCGRCDNCKGARFTVEVSAGSLDAARDDLGRAGVEVEPRKMWPTGLPTIGVDLKGRIPQGEQALPGRALGRLSDIGWGNRLRPMLAPQTPDGPVPDDVVKAVVEVLADWAKGPGGWASGDPEALARPAGVVTMASRTRPQLIGTLGTRIAEIGRMPLLGSLAYAATEDGEILPHRSNSAQRLRALHGALVVPQDVAEAVRAAQGPVLLVDDLSETGWTVAVAARLLRKAGAEGVLPLVLAVQG
- a CDS encoding MFS transporter, translated to MTTSQLTQDPKPGPKPGAARREGRPGIALAVIAACQLMVVLDATIVNIALPDIQNKLNFSTTDLTWVVSAYTLTFGGLLLLGGRAGDILGRRRVFLSGILLFTLASLLGGFAQEPWQLLVARALQGAGGAIASPTSLALITTTFPEGPERNRAFGVFAAVSAGGGAIGLLAGGMLTEWLDWRWVLFVNVPIGILIAVLTPMYISESERHPGRFDLLGALTSTAGMAALVYGFIRAAGEGWKDAVTVGSFGAAVVLLAAFVFIEMRAKDPITPLKMFADRNRSGTYVIMLSLAAAMFGMFFYIVLFVQNVLGDTPIEAGLKFLPVTVAIVFGAGLSQALLPKLGPKPFMVTGSSFVIVGLGWLTMIDSSSSYVGGVLGPMLLFGFGMGLNFVTLTLTAVSGVAQHEAGAASGLLNATQQVGGSLGLAILTTVFGTASRDEGKVQSADFMKKATPEQQAEFLKTHEFPKGSSWGREVLSEGISTGFIPAVAMAVVALITAILVIRVRKSDLEALSGKAGPGA
- a CDS encoding TetR/AcrR family transcriptional regulator; the encoded protein is MVTSRWSAPAPAQPASPRRRGAVLERAILDAALEQLGTVGWNGLTMEGVAAGAQTGKAAVYRRWPSKEDLVADALRAGLPQVDDVPDNGSIREDLLQLCLRMREAWFTRAGFAVRSVLHECDTVTAERFHGLIFDGVVQPSIRQIREVVIRGTERGEVRSGAESDFVCEVIPAMMMYRSKVYGSEWPADDIVEMIDELMVPLLRPGTG
- a CDS encoding ADP-ribosylglycohydrolase family protein; this encodes MIADSSSERFERAWAALQGLAVGDALGSQFFVPENYPLLKRREVPDGSWQWTDDTEMACSVLAVLAAHGRIDQDALAQSFAIHHDFDRGYGPAVNRLLRLVREGGDWRELAAALFKGQGSWGNGAAMRIAPLGAWYADDPEQATHQAEISAYPTHQHREGVVGAMAVAAAAALAADPAGPPTPTALLDGVIALVPRSAVGAGLRRARDMLDYSDASTVAAVLGCGRRTTAHDTVPFALWSAARGLGNFERAFWTTAQVGGDVDTTCAIVGGVVASRATGAPPADWLQRTEGLPEWVPAPAA